A region from the Euleptes europaea isolate rEulEur1 chromosome 13, rEulEur1.hap1, whole genome shotgun sequence genome encodes:
- the CFAP73 gene encoding cilia- and flagella-associated protein 73 isoform X2 — translation MAAELEERVRAAFRDKLLLVKIPEREDDFLPPGCCLLEKRRELTEVQQALLAQKEEFQMKMESLQHRREELESKEKQLKEAVLKFDKFLKDNDAKRSRALWKAEEEQRQAAQRGAEAEHLQREITRLLSVKEKLQRRLEAHNAFPEYLQKVVAKAEQEIPELIGRFQTLIATQAKLVQKELVNREAMEEEHARLQKYVEESSNQILRQNNQIAQLQAQLEQAQIRVHEGESIWNRIQNTAAEKTLEVGRIKLAALNLFQMVAKHRKLPADVAREDTDAQLDAVKLCMVDLIDILADFRKGDPPSIPQPEPTATPQSERTKTYPSSRTDTSLSTQKNKWTPT, via the exons GAAAATCCCTGAACGAGAAGATGACTTTTTGCCCCCTGGTTGCTGCCTGCTGGAGAAACGGAGAGAATTGACGGAGGTGCAACAAGCGCTCTTAGCCCAGAAAGAG GAGTTTCAGATGAAGATGGAGAGTCTGCAGCATCGTCGGGAGGAGCTGGAGAGCAAGGAAAAACAGCTCAAAGAGGCGGTCTTGAAGTTTGACAAGTTCCTGAAG GACAACGATGCCAAACGCAGCCGGGCCCTGTGGAAAGCTGAGGAAGAGCAGCGGCAAGCAGCGCAGAGAGGAGCAGAAGCGGAGCACCTTCAGCGGGAAATAACCCGGCTGCTCTCTGTGAAGGAGAAGCTGCAGCGGCGGCTTGAGGCCCACAATGCTTTCCCCGAATACCTGCAAAAAGTTGTAGCAAAAGCAGAGCAG GAAATCCCGGAGCTGATCGGCCGTTTCCAGACCCTAATTGCTACCCAGGCCAAGTTGGTGCAGAAGGAACTTGTCAACCGTGAAGCCATGGAAGAGGAACACGCCCGCCTGCAGAAATACGTGGAGGAGAGCAGCAACCAGATCTTGCGGCAAAACAACCAGATTGCACAGCTGCAGGCCCAGCTGGAACAGGCCCAGATCAGGGTTCACGAAGGG GAGTCCATCTGGAACAGAATCCAGAACACAGCGGCCGAGAAGACCTTGGAGGTGGGGCGGATCAAGCTGGCGGCTTTGAACCTCTTCCAGATGGTGGCCAAGCACAGGAAACTGCCGGCTGATGTGGCCCGAGAGGACACGGACGCCCAGCTGGATGCG GTCAAGCTCTGCATGGTAGACTTAATTGACATCCTGGCTGACTTCCGCAAAGGGGACCCACCATCCATTCCCCAGCCTGAGCCAACAGCAACTCCTCAGTCTGAGCGCACCAAGACATATCCATCATCTAG GACAGACACATCACTctctacacaaaagaataaatggacaccaACCTGA
- the CFAP73 gene encoding cilia- and flagella-associated protein 73 isoform X1 yields the protein MAAELEERVRAAFRDKLLLVKIPEREDDFLPPGCCLLEKRRELTEVQQALLAQKEEFQMKMESLQHRREELESKEKQLKEAVLKFDKFLKDNDAKRSRALWKAEEEQRQAAQRGAEAEHLQREITRLLSVKEKLQRRLEAHNAFPEYLQKVVAKAEQFQEIPELIGRFQTLIATQAKLVQKELVNREAMEEEHARLQKYVEESSNQILRQNNQIAQLQAQLEQAQIRVHEGESIWNRIQNTAAEKTLEVGRIKLAALNLFQMVAKHRKLPADVAREDTDAQLDAVKLCMVDLIDILADFRKGDPPSIPQPEPTATPQSERTKTYPSSRTDTSLSTQKNKWTPT from the exons GAAAATCCCTGAACGAGAAGATGACTTTTTGCCCCCTGGTTGCTGCCTGCTGGAGAAACGGAGAGAATTGACGGAGGTGCAACAAGCGCTCTTAGCCCAGAAAGAG GAGTTTCAGATGAAGATGGAGAGTCTGCAGCATCGTCGGGAGGAGCTGGAGAGCAAGGAAAAACAGCTCAAAGAGGCGGTCTTGAAGTTTGACAAGTTCCTGAAG GACAACGATGCCAAACGCAGCCGGGCCCTGTGGAAAGCTGAGGAAGAGCAGCGGCAAGCAGCGCAGAGAGGAGCAGAAGCGGAGCACCTTCAGCGGGAAATAACCCGGCTGCTCTCTGTGAAGGAGAAGCTGCAGCGGCGGCTTGAGGCCCACAATGCTTTCCCCGAATACCTGCAAAAAGTTGTAGCAAAAGCAGAGCAG TTTCAGGAAATCCCGGAGCTGATCGGCCGTTTCCAGACCCTAATTGCTACCCAGGCCAAGTTGGTGCAGAAGGAACTTGTCAACCGTGAAGCCATGGAAGAGGAACACGCCCGCCTGCAGAAATACGTGGAGGAGAGCAGCAACCAGATCTTGCGGCAAAACAACCAGATTGCACAGCTGCAGGCCCAGCTGGAACAGGCCCAGATCAGGGTTCACGAAGGG GAGTCCATCTGGAACAGAATCCAGAACACAGCGGCCGAGAAGACCTTGGAGGTGGGGCGGATCAAGCTGGCGGCTTTGAACCTCTTCCAGATGGTGGCCAAGCACAGGAAACTGCCGGCTGATGTGGCCCGAGAGGACACGGACGCCCAGCTGGATGCG GTCAAGCTCTGCATGGTAGACTTAATTGACATCCTGGCTGACTTCCGCAAAGGGGACCCACCATCCATTCCCCAGCCTGAGCCAACAGCAACTCCTCAGTCTGAGCGCACCAAGACATATCCATCATCTAG GACAGACACATCACTctctacacaaaagaataaatggacaccaACCTGA
- the DDX54 gene encoding ATP-dependent RNA helicase DDX54, with amino-acid sequence MAPVQKASGRRRKRQRRYKDHDLDQQQDYEMPVPTFPTSDCASDVEPDTREMVRAQNKKKKKSGGFQSMGLSYPVFKGVMKKGYKVPTPIQRKAIPPILDGKDVVAMARTGSGKTACFLIPMFEKLKAHSAKTGARALILSPTRELALQTLKFTKELGRFTGLKTALILGGDKMEDQFAALHENPDIIIATPGRLVHVAVEMKLKLQSMEYVVFDEADRLFEMGFAEQLQEILARLPEGRQTVLFSATLPKLLVEFARAGLTEPVLIRLDVESKLSEQLKLSFFHVRADDKPALLLHLLRTAVRPQDQTIVFVATKHHTEYLKELLTAQGVDCTHIYSSLDQTARKINIGKFTHGKCSVLIVTDLAARGIDIPLLDNVINYSFPAKAKLFLHRVGRVARAGRSGTAYSLVAPDETPYVFDLHLFLGRPLILASPHKKPTDTDGVFGRVPQNIIDDEESLLQTDHERSLELQSLRRVSDNAQKQYLKSRPGPSPESIKRVKEMDFSLLGIHPLFSLRFEGDEIERLKFVDSIKTYRSKATIFEINATNKTLASDIMRAKRNHDWQLIDRHQRKQQERLALAAEKVQDPAVLVAAEQDSEEGEEMLQDVFSTVVGRKRKQPQMGRGTGKKRKQATQRDEEFYIPYRPKDFDSERGLSIGGEGSAFEQQASGAVLDLMGDENRNMNTSKQLLKWDRKRKRFVRQMGQENKRKIRTESGAYISSSYKNNLYEKWKKRNRIDERGSDSEAEGENRSGKKQKGRGARPAPSFQGRRGSQQTQARSELRTKQQILKRRKKEEKQHFLQSGGLKRLKSRSRQHVQDLRRSAFGRGSFKKGKLRKKM; translated from the exons ATGGCTCCAGTTCAGAAGGCCTCGGGACGGAGAAGGAAAAGGCAGCGGCGGTATAAAGATCATGATTTAGACCAGCAACAG GATTATGAGATGCCGGTGCCGACCTTCCCCACATCTGATTGTGCTTCTGATGTGGAACCAGACACCCGGGAAATGGTTCGGGCCcagaacaagaaaaagaagaagtcgGGGGGCTTCCAGTCCATGG GTTTGAGCTACCCAGTGTTCAAAGGGGTAATGAAGAAAGGCTACAAGGTGCCTACCCCAATCCAGAGGAAG GCTATTCCTCCAATCCTGGATGGCAAGGATGTGGTTGCCATGGCAAGAACGGGAAGTGGGAAGACAGCCTGTTTCCTCATTCCCATGTTCGAGAAGCTGAAGGCTCACAGCGCAAAGACTGGAGCCCGGGCACTCATCCTGTCGCCCACTCGGGAACTTGCCCTGCAGACTCTGAAGTTCACCAAAGAG CTTGGCCGGTTCACAGGCCTGAAAACTGCCTTGATTCTTGGAGGAGACAA AATGGAAGACCAGTTTGCAGCACTGCATGAAAACCCTGATAT aatcATCGCCACTCCTGGCCGCCTGGTTCACGTGGCCGTAGAGATGAAACTCAAGCTACAGAGCATGGAATACGTGGTGTTTGATGAAGCAGACAG gctctttgAGATGGGCTTTGCAGAGCAGTTGCAGGAGATCCTTGCCCGGCTACCGGAGGGCCGCCAGACGGTGTTGTTCTCTGCCACCCTGCCAAAACTTCTAGTGGAGTTTGCCCGAGCTG GCCTCACAGAACCAGTACTGATCCGCCTGGATGTGGAGTCCAAGCTCAGCGAGCAACTGAAG CTCTCCTTCTTTCACGTCCGTGCGGATGACAAGCCAGCGCTCCTCTTGCATCTCCTCAGAACAGCGGTGAGACCCCAGGACCAGACCATCGTGTTCGTGGCCACCAAACACCACACAGAGTATCTAAAAGAG CTGTTGACAGCTCAGGGTGTGGACTGCACACACATCTACAGCTCTCTGGACCAGACAGCCCGCAAGATTAACATTGGCAAATTCACCCACGGCAAGTGCTCTGTGCTGATCGTCACCGACCTGGCTGCCCGTGGGATTGACATCCCCTTGCTGGACAACGTGATCAACTACAGCTTCCCTGCCAAGGCCAAGCTTTTCCTGCACCGTGTGG GCAGAGTGGCACGTGCTGGGAGGAGTGGAACAGCCTACTCTTTGGTGGCACCGGATGAGACTCCGTATGTCTTTGATTTGCACCTGTTTCTAGGCCGTCCCCTTATCCTTGCCAGTCCCCACAAGAAACCCACAG ATACAGACGGCGTCTTTGGTCGTGTGCCCCAGAACATCATTGACGACGAGGAGAGTCTGCTGCAGACGGACCACGAGCGCTCGCTGGAGCTGCAGAGCCTGCGTCGAGTGTCCGACAACGCTCAGAAGCAGTACCTGAAGTCCCGGCCGGGTCCGTCGCCGGAATCCATCAAGAGGGTCAAAGAAATGGACTTCTCCCTTCTGGGCATTCATCCTCTCTTTA GTTTGCGCTTTGAGGGGGATGAGATAGAGCGGCTCAAATTTGTGGATAGCATCAAAACGTACCGTTCCAAGGCA ACTATCTTTGAAATTAACGCCACCAACAAGACTCTGGCCAGCGACATCATGCGAGCCAAACGGAACCACGACTGGCAGCTCATCGACCGGCACCAAAGGAAGCAGCAAGAGAGATTGGCCTTGGCAGCAGAGAAGGTCCAAGATCCAGCTGTGCTAGTTGCTGCTGAGCAAGATtccgaggagggggaagaaatgcTTCAG GATGTCTTCTCCACCGTGGTTGGAAGGAAGCGGAAGCAGCCCCAGATGGGAAGAGGCACAGGGAAAAAGAGGAAACAGGCGACGCAGAGAGACGAGGAATTCTACATCCCTTACCGGCCAAAGGACTTTGATTCTGAGCGTGG GCTCAGCATCGGCGGGGAAGGCAGTGCATTTGAGCAGCAGGCTTCGGGTGCCGTCCTCGACCTTATGGGTGACGAAAATCGGAACATGAACACAAGCAAGCAACTCCTGAAGTG GGATCGGAAGAGGAAGCGGTTTGTGAGGCAGATGGGCCAGGAGAACAAGAGGAAAATCCGAACCGAGAGCGGGGCATACATCAGCAGCTCATACAAAAACAACCT TTACGAGAAATGGAAAAAGAGAAACAGGATCGATGAACGGGGTTCGGACTCAGAGGCTGAAGGAGAGAACAGAAGTGGAAAGAAACAGAAAGGCAGAG ggGCACGCCCTGCGCCTTCCTTCCAAGGCCGCCGTGGCTCCCAGCAGACTCAGGCCCGCTCTGAGCTGAGAACCAAGCAGCAGATCCTCAAACGTCGGAAGAAAGAGGAAAAGCAGCACTTCCTGCAGAGCGGGGGTCTCAAACGCTTGAAGTCCCGCAGCCGTCAGCACGTCCAAGACCTCCGCCGGAGCGCTTTTGGGCGCGGAAGCTTCAAAAAGGGCAAGCTGCGGAAGAAGATGTAG